A part of Prolixibacteraceae bacterium genomic DNA contains:
- a CDS encoding YesU family protein has product MKHIIVVCLLCVMSTLTHAKQREHYKKKLVYSCNFSKQEDLNDWVMEGPGVASIRNGKLILTPSYQKVVADYFSSKGQIFDGRITDYYKPLEDAIESEIGDEVKKYYYEGAFKGGHIVYWNKFHTPDNYILSCDFKSLSPHALHMLMFSCTGIEGQSVFDKKLNPRCGVAAQYTKGDLKNYRISFFAPFRGTSHMRKCPGRILTVKGEDLTLKHPNRTHRLKVVKYKNYIAWYIDNKLCFSFTDETKEGSLGGGQTAIRLMVPAIGSYDNYKIYEIHK; this is encoded by the coding sequence ATGAAACATATTATCGTAGTCTGTTTACTTTGTGTCATGTCAACATTAACACATGCTAAACAACGAGAACATTACAAAAAGAAACTCGTTTATTCTTGTAATTTTTCTAAACAAGAGGATTTAAATGATTGGGTGATGGAAGGTCCTGGGGTGGCATCCATTAGAAATGGGAAGTTAATTCTTACCCCTTCTTATCAGAAAGTAGTAGCTGATTATTTTTCATCAAAAGGACAAATATTTGATGGTAGGATCACTGATTATTATAAACCTCTTGAAGACGCGATAGAAAGTGAAATTGGAGATGAGGTGAAGAAGTATTATTATGAAGGAGCTTTTAAAGGAGGACATATTGTTTATTGGAACAAATTTCATACTCCTGATAACTATATTCTTTCTTGTGACTTTAAATCGTTATCTCCACATGCTTTACATATGTTGATGTTTAGCTGTACTGGAATCGAAGGTCAGAGTGTTTTTGATAAAAAGCTTAACCCTCGTTGTGGTGTTGCTGCGCAGTATACTAAAGGTGATCTTAAAAATTATAGGATATCTTTTTTTGCTCCATTTCGTGGGACTTCACATATGAGGAAATGTCCTGGAAGAATATTAACAGTAAAGGGTGAAGATCTAACATTGAAACATCCAAATAGAACACACAGACTAAAGGTTGTTAAATATAAAAATTATATTGCATGGTATATTGACAATAAGTTGTGTTTTAGCTTTACTGATGAAACGAAAGAGGGATCATTAGGTGGAGGTCAAACAGCCATAAGACTTATGGTTCCTGCAATTGGTTCTTATGATAATTATAAAATTTATGAAATACATAAGTAG
- a CDS encoding polysaccharide lyase → MISWIAILFTTTGALSQEKQNTKQLLSRLSAQKDIAKRNEIIDNKFIIIGNKPPHGIVSREVTTTDTIYHFQADNKANRIEFTTCFASEINLKGVTSKKRETLSKIKKLYKYSHQGNYGDLVTYEWSVRFPEKLTKQHGGIFAQWHGRPDRSLLKNPRGELKYWNENTFASMLDTMYFKKNIGYSYKTKRKNGWQVEQSAGGPIGAFIIKEGDIYLIMRSDANRMSDPSFKVRPKPFNDKYKDVGKDGKFGSVVYENKISSIAFNQWIKMKVEIKYSTYSKTEDLSTSKGRVKVWINNKMVADWKGYVGKNDIQGPYFKFGIYKPKELGLKVDCKNLNINIETK, encoded by the coding sequence ATGATCAGTTGGATAGCTATACTATTCACAACAACTGGAGCCCTCTCACAAGAAAAGCAAAATACAAAACAGCTATTAAGTAGACTCAGTGCACAAAAAGATATCGCAAAAAGAAATGAGATAATCGACAATAAGTTTATCATTATTGGGAACAAACCACCACATGGAATTGTAAGCAGAGAGGTTACTACAACCGATACGATCTATCATTTTCAGGCAGATAATAAAGCCAACAGAATCGAGTTTACGACCTGCTTTGCTTCTGAAATAAATCTAAAAGGAGTCACCTCGAAAAAAAGAGAAACATTAAGCAAAATAAAAAAACTATATAAGTATAGCCACCAAGGCAACTATGGAGATCTTGTTACTTATGAGTGGAGCGTACGGTTCCCTGAGAAGCTAACAAAACAACATGGAGGCATCTTTGCCCAATGGCACGGTCGCCCAGATAGGTCTCTTTTGAAAAATCCAAGAGGAGAACTAAAATATTGGAATGAAAACACCTTCGCATCGATGCTTGACACCATGTATTTTAAAAAGAATATTGGTTACAGCTACAAAACAAAAAGAAAAAATGGCTGGCAGGTAGAGCAATCAGCTGGTGGACCAATTGGAGCTTTTATTATTAAAGAGGGAGACATCTATCTTATTATGAGAAGTGATGCAAACAGAATGTCTGATCCCTCATTCAAAGTGAGACCAAAACCATTTAATGATAAGTATAAAGATGTAGGTAAAGATGGTAAATTTGGATCTGTGGTTTATGAAAATAAAATATCGTCTATCGCATTTAATCAATGGATCAAAATGAAAGTTGAAATTAAATACTCAACTTATAGTAAAACAGAAGACCTCTCAACTTCGAAAGGAAGAGTAAAAGTTTGGATAAACAACAAAATGGTTGCTGATTGGAAAGGTTATGTTGGAAAAAATGATATCCAAGGTCCATACTTTAAATTCGGAATCTACAAACCAAAAGAACTCGGACTAAAAGTAGATTGTAAAAATTTGAATATAAACATTGAAACCAAGTAG
- a CDS encoding helix-turn-helix transcriptional regulator, producing the protein MIEKKNKLHPKEAFKIAPFRKHIRKTRPHIHHGYLEIVYLYQGQGSHTIDDHRYEINTPSIFIVKNGQVHHWDLRSEPDGFVILIQKDFFPNCSDQELELLKVKLTQYEHIEITFQNSLTNLLGVLNEEYPTLNLTFFHSLLKTIFSKILEFATEPLRVKKHQTDYNTFFQQVEQYATKERKVSFYAANLNTTPQNLNSICKKCVGMAASEIISDVIIKEAKRQIKYTSLSISEVAYNMHFKDPSHFVKYFKRVTKQTPNDYRKQI; encoded by the coding sequence ATGATCGAAAAGAAAAACAAACTACACCCCAAAGAAGCTTTTAAAATAGCACCATTTAGAAAGCATATAAGAAAAACAAGACCACATATTCATCACGGCTACTTAGAAATTGTCTACCTGTATCAAGGTCAAGGATCTCATACTATTGATGATCATAGATACGAAATAAATACTCCTTCTATTTTTATCGTAAAGAATGGACAAGTCCACCATTGGGATTTACGATCTGAACCTGATGGTTTTGTGATTCTAATACAGAAAGATTTTTTTCCAAATTGCAGCGATCAAGAGCTCGAACTCTTAAAGGTTAAATTAACTCAATATGAACACATTGAAATAACATTCCAAAATAGTTTAACAAATTTACTCGGTGTCCTCAATGAAGAATACCCAACACTGAACTTAACATTTTTCCATAGTCTTCTTAAAACTATATTCTCTAAAATCCTAGAATTTGCAACTGAACCATTAAGAGTAAAGAAACATCAAACTGATTACAATACATTCTTTCAACAAGTAGAACAATACGCAACCAAAGAACGGAAAGTTAGCTTTTATGCAGCCAATCTAAATACCACACCTCAGAACCTTAACTCAATATGCAAGAAATGTGTCGGGATGGCAGCATCCGAAATCATATCAGATGTAATTATAAAGGAGGCTAAAAGACAAATAAAATATACATCTCTATCCATTTCTGAGGTAGCATATAATATGCATTTTAAGGACCCATCTCATTTTGTGAAATATTTCAAAAGGGTAACGAAGCAAACACCCAATGATTATCGCAAACAAATCTAA